aataatgataatattaatatcaataatattaatgattctattaatgataattataatgatagttttaatagtaaagcaatcttattaaaagtgataatttaatataaatgataattttaatacctttaataataagaatgatattaataatagtaataataataatttttataaagatgctaattttgataaaaatgatttactaataataataataataactttattaataataatactaataataatcatgattttgttaataatgatacatatgttagtaataataatagtgatactaataattataaaaatgataccaatactaatatttatgaaaataataatattaattctaataataatgttagtaataataataacaataattttattaatcattttaattctaatgataataataataataataataataataataataataataataataataataataataataataataataattttcaaaaagaaaactacctcacaagaataagctccaaaaaataataataactacctttgcacgggctcgaacccgagagctCTCGCTCACCCGACACCCACACTAACCATTCCTCCATTCGTGTTTTTCTGATTAAATCCGTATCCTAATATATTTAACCTATTTAATTGTCTGCTCTTTATCTTCTTCTTAATCAGGTCAATCGAAAAACCCCAATAATCATAACAGAGACTTACTAGTTTGAATTAAGGTTTGAACTTGATTTAGAAATGACCTGACTTTGATATATTTGTtctacaacaacaaaaaaataaataaataaaagatctgCTGCTGtttacgaaaaaaaaatatataaactcaATATTTGATTTTGAAATCTAGACCGTTTTGGCTTATGATTAAAACATGAAATAGGTCACAAATCATCCATGGAAACTTTCTGAATAatcaattgatcaagaaacatCAACACAATcacgaatttcgtgatgaacaaaatatttgactttttgaaaaattaagtttgactcaaaaattagaactcgatagaaagaattgggacctgagattttacagatagtatgaatgaaggattcctaacaagattgcatttatagtttttgaaatttCATTCGAATTTGAGCTTTTGTAATTTGATTTCAATAACAGAGGTATACGACTGGTTCTtcaattttctgttttaaaatcaatCAGAAAAAGTTGTATTGGGTTTTAATTGATAATGACGATGAATAAATGACTGACTTAATCAATATCATTGTGTAAATTGTTTGATTTATAGCAAAAAGAGTCGACTATTACAATTAGTCAATTAAGAACagaaaaattatataataaaagtTGAAATTGATTTATAACAACAATTGTTTTTGTATCTGATTCATGCCATCGAATTTTGACCAGATGACAGGATTATTAGATCCAGTagataagaaaaaaaaataaaaaattgataaAGTTTGATGTGGATATGAAACCTAATTCGTTTTCTTCCTGATTTTATATataaagttaatattaataataataattttattaataaataataataataataataattataaataataataaagatgataataattattaatattagttaataataatacagataataataataacattaatgataataataataataagttgtaaaataacaatactaataatgatgctaatattaataatattacttttaatgataataataataataaaattaataataatcaaaaataataaaatgatattaataataataataatcacaataataataaataatagataataataatatttactaaatatcaaaataatattaatattaagaatgatatttaaaaatgataataatcataataatattattattaatataacaaattgtgGTTATTAAATCtgatgttaacattattattaatgttaataataatgatgaaagtgatattatgatatttttacttataaataaatttaatatgtacatatttttaatcatacaataaataataacatttattgattatttaatatttacacattttatatctatatttaaatatatacatttttatttacagttatttgttcgtgaatcgtcgaaattagaaattttgagactcatgataacagactttgcttatcatctgaattatgaaatcatttatagatttaagttaaaaattaagtcgaaatttttcgggtcattacagataCTTTCGTGTCTCAAGTCGGCTTCAATTTCGGTTCTTGTCAATGGATCCCCTATGGGCGAATTCAAATTAGAGCGTGGTGTTCGACAAGGTGATCCGCTTTCGCCGTTCCTTTTCATAATTGCTGCGGAAGGATTAAATGTGTTGACAAAGAAGGCCGTGGGTAATAATCGGTATATAGGGGTTGAAATTGGCTCGAATAAGATTCCTATCTCACAccttcaatatgcggatgatacgattTTCTTTGGAGAATGGAGTGTTGTAAACCTTCGCAACCTTTTCAAATTACTCAAGTGCTTTGAACTCACGTGGGCCTAAAGGTTAACTATCTAAAAAGTGTGCTATATGGGATTGGTATTTCAAAGGCAGAAGTTGTAAGTATGGCTAATATGTTTGGTTGTAATGCTGGATCCTTACCTTTCATTTATCTTGGGCTCCCGGTCAGTGGTAAAATGAATAAAATGGAAAGTTGGAACCCGGTGTTGGATAAATTCACCAAAAGGCTCTCGGATTGGAAGGCACGTTCGGTTTCATTTGGTGGACGCTTGACCCTTGTTAAATCGGTGTTAAATAGTCTCCCGTTGTACTACTTTTCTCTCTTTCGTGCATCGCCATGTGGTAAAAAAAACTCGAGTGTGTAagacgttcttttttttttttgggcggGACGGGATCCAATTCTAAAATTTCATGGGTAAAATGGGAAGAAACCCTCCAATCTTTCGAAAATGGAGGGTTAAATTTGGGTTCTTTAAAAGGCAAAAATTTAGCTTTagtcggcaagtggtggtggagtttTAAAACCGAAATCACCTTCTTGTGGGTTAAAGTTATTTCGAGCATTTACGGGACTTCGGGGGGGCTTACTCTTTCTTTTGACAAAAATGTTAATTCTTATAATTCGGTGTGGACTAATATAATAAAAGCAGGGAATTGTATTGATGGTCTTGGCATTCCATTTCATAGCTTTTTTGTCAGGAAAATTGGTAACGGGGCCTCGACATCGTTTTGGAACGATCTTTGGATTGGGAACATGGCTTTAAAAACAGGTTTAAGCGTATTTTGTATCTGGAGACTGATTTAAACGCTTCAGTGGGTTCAAGAATTATGCGGGTCGGGTCAGAGGTTGTTCACAACTGGAGTTGGGGTCGGGAACCTACAGGTAGGGCGGGTGGAGAGCTTGCTGAGCTGTCTGAATTGATACACTCGGCTAGTATGGATCCAGAATGTGATGACTCGTGGACATGGTCATTAAGCGGTAACGGTATATTCAAAACCAAGACTCTTTCGACTTTAATTGATGCAAAGCTTCTCAATTCAAGTACCTCTTCTATGGGTACCATGCGCAATAATCTAGTGCCCAAAAAATTGAGGTGTTTGTTTGGCGAGCTTTAAAAGATAGAATTCCGGTTTTGGTAGAATTAGACAAAAGGGGTATTGATCTAAATTCGGTTCGATGCCAAAATtgtgatgatgatgtcgaaaacaTTGGTCATGCCCTTTTATCTTGTAAAAACGTGCGGGAGCTATGGGAGAAAATTTTCGGATGGTGGGGTGTTGATTTCCCCACGACTGTGAGTTTGAAGAATCTATTAGAAGGTAACTCGGGTCAATTTGGGTCGGACGTGGCGAAGAGCATATAGCAAGCGGTAATATGGACTTCTTTGTATTTGATTTGGAAAAATCGAAACGAGAAGATTTTTAAAAACAAGTGTTGGAACGTTCCGGTAGCGGTGTGCGAAATACAAGTTAAAAGTTTTGAGTGGATAGCAAAAAGATGCAAGGCGAAAACGATCGTTTGGAATGATTGGCTTCACAATCCACAAAGCGTCTCATCTTAGCTAGTTATTATTGTACAAATTGTGTTTGTTGCCATCTTTGGCATCGCTCGTGATTGTATGATTTGTTTGTAATGGTTGTGACCTTGGGTAGTTGCTTACATTGAGCGCTACTTATGTGTTTCTATATTTAATAAATAAGATTgaatgcctttaaaaaaaaaaaaaaagtattaataGGTTTTAAAGGAGAGAAAGGAAAATAAATGAAAGAAACATTGTGTCTAATTTTTTCTCTTCCAAGTAAAAAGGATTTCACTTCCTATTCTTTCATTTCTCCTCgcttctcttcttttctttcataaaAAAGCTGAAAACATAGCGTAAATATTTAGATACCCTCTCGGTAATTATTTCATaggaaaataactaggaaatatggtATCAGAATACATAAAAGTTgataattttagtactttttagtATTATTCAACGTGTTATAAGTGTTGCTGTATTATGTAATTACGTATGtcaaaataattatttttttgGTAAAGAATTGTCTTTGTTATGGTTATTATGTATCGGAAGTTAAATAATTCGGAATATTTCATAATCATTTATCTTGAAAAACAAAATGGATTTTAATTGAATGACATGTCGGTAAAAATCAGAACTGTATATGAATGACGATGATTACGGTCTTAATCGATCATAAGAATTGAATTTATGACTTGAAAAAGAGCAGAGATAAAATTAGAGGACCACGTGGAAATTCCAGCTTCTTTGGTTGTGTTCCCTTGGTGGGTCCAATTTCAGGAGATATATCCATAAAATGGTCCCACCACTTGTTTCTTGCTTATTGTTAAgcccataaaatatatatatatatatatatatatatatatatatatatagtggtaggatcaagagggaagtaaccattcggggggaagcgggggaagcaaaatttttttttttttcgttttttgaaaaaactttgttcacgaacattatagatgagatgaaaatatgaacatttagtagagatactttgtgataaatatttttattttggcggaaaaacgctcgaagaagtaatatataacaattatcgtgtttttcgagcgtattttgaggttttagctattggggtttagatattagggtttagatattagggtttatagggtttagatattagggtttagaaatttcggatttagggtttagatttagggtttagatttaggattttgattgagtttttaacacgaacggtttagagtttagggtttagagtttagggtttagggtttagggtttggtgttttaagtttatggaataaacccaaaacaacaaaccctaaaccctaaaccataaactctaaatcgggctaaattttacttcacaaaacatggaaaaaaaacgttcatattcttcacgaacaatattatcttgaatgttatttttgtcgatcgttttcctgcctaaataataacattcatcacgaagtgtctcttctaaatgttcatattttcgtgtgatcttgatgcagggaaaaaaattcaaaaaaaaaaacggaaaaaaaaaatctTGCTTCCCCCCGcgtccccccgattggttacttccccattgatcctgcccctatatatatatatatatatatatatatatatatatatatatatatatatatatatatatatatatatatataatttatgttataataataataataatatagatatggatagtcaattttggtgtatacatatagtcaattttggtacacaaagtatgtatttttatattgagattttaagctataaatactcatgaatgcaagcattaaacttgcaccatttctcacacttacaaagtgtttctttctttctctccattatcatctttgttcttacacttcattattagtattctaaatcaagaatcaaatcactaaaggtagttataagcctactgaattataacatcaagaatcaaaccactaaaggtagttataagcctactgaattataacatcaagaatcaaaccactaaaggtagttataagcctactgaattataacacgttatcagcacgataatcttaatactaaatatggttggctctgccaccaaaatgatatatggtcggttataccaccaaaatgatatatggtcggttataccaccaaaatgatatatggtcggttataccaccagaatgatataggtcggttataccacctgaaaaaatatatggtcgacactgtcgccaaattttcatttatgtttactaatatttatatttttgttatataacatttatttatgattgcttacacatggtcgacactgtcacctacttatcatttatgttatattaaatttatgtttaatgtttatatacttatgaatataaattgactctaatttatcatgatgtttgttttaatttttgataatagaaaatgtcgaatctggaaaagcttaaatttactcctttagaatcaactggaaacaactacatgccatgggttataaaagtaaaaatgcatcttaaatcaatgggcattcttgaaaccataaatgaaaacaacacttgttctgaaaaagaacaagctacggcatgttgctttattcatcaacatattgatgaatgcttacaaaataattatgtgactgtagaagatccccatgttttatgggaaggtctcaaa
This genomic window from Rutidosis leptorrhynchoides isolate AG116_Rl617_1_P2 chromosome 2, CSIRO_AGI_Rlap_v1, whole genome shotgun sequence contains:
- the LOC139890193 gene encoding uncharacterized protein; its protein translation is MGEFKLERGVRQGDPLSPFLFIIAAEGLNVLTKKAVGNNRYIGVEIGSNKIPISHLQYADDTIFFGEWSVAEVVSMANMFGCNAGSLPFIYLGLPVSGKMNKMESWNPVLDKFTKRLSDWKARSVSFGGRLTLVKSVLNSLPLYYFSLFRASPCGNCIDGLGIPFHSFFVRKIGNGASTSFWNDLWIGNMALKTVGSRIMRVGSEVVHNWSWGREPTGRAGGELAELSELIHSASMDPECDDSWTWSLSGNGIFKTKTLSTLIDAKLLNSSTSSMELDKRGIDLNSVRCQNCDDDVENIGHALLSCKNVRELWEKIFGWWGVDFPTTVSLKNLLEGNSGQFGSDVAKSI